The nucleotide sequence ATATCACGTTCAGAGGAGATCCTAGAATAATCCAGTAGCTGAAAATAGGTGCCTTTAGCGGGTACGATCTTAAAGCGGGATTCCGTCAGAAGGGAAAGAAAATAATCTCTTTTTTGCTGATAAAAATCGGATAACTGCAAATACCTGGAAGGCTCCTCGAGATAGGTTGCCAATGCCTTTTGAACCGGGTGGTTTACGCAAAATACATTGTACTGATGCACCTTTCTGAATTCATTCATAAGCGTTTCGGGAGCAATGCAATAGCCCATTTTCCATCCGGTGTTATGAAAAGTCTTGCCAAAGGAAGCTGTAATAAAACAGCGCTCTGCAAGCTGTGGAAACTTAGAGGCACTTTGGTGAGCATAACCGTCGAAAATAATATGTTCATATACCTCATCGCTTACTACAACCAGGTCGTGCTTTTCTGAAAGTTCCTGCAAAGCGATCATATCCTCCTCATTAAATAGCATCCCGGAAGGATTGTGAGGCGTATTAATGATGATCATTTTGGTGCGTTCTGTTATTTTTTCAGCTACTTCTTCCCAATCGGGTTGAAAAAACGGCGGCTTAAGCTGGATCGGAACCGATCTAGCTCCAAATAATTGTATAGTCGGTTCGTAACAATCGTAGGCAGGTGTAAAAATAATAACCTCGTCACCTTTGCTTAGGATAGCTGCTAGGGCGCAAAATATTGCTTGTGTAGCCCCGGCAGTGATGGTAACCTCGGTATGTTCGTTATATTTTTTCCCATAGAGATGTTCTATTTTGTGTACGATAGCCTGGCGTAATTTTAGATCACCAGGCATAGGCGCATATTGATTGTGACCATCAACCATGGCCTTATGTACCATTTCGATCAATACAGGGTCGCTTTCAAAATTCGGAAAACCCTGTGAGAGATTGATGGCATCGTGATCATTTGCCATTTTGCTCATAATGGAGAAAATACTTTCGGAGGTGTTGGGAAATTTAGATTCTATCATGTCAAAAAAATAACATAAATAATTAAAAATCAGTTCACAATTTTACTTAAATGCGGCACTTTTTTATAAAAAGTGTATATTACACCCCCCAAATTGTTTAAAGAACATGAAGAAGTTTTACTATTTCTTGGTCTTTTCCATTGC is from Constantimarinum furrinae and encodes:
- a CDS encoding methionine aminotransferase codes for the protein MIESKFPNTSESIFSIMSKMANDHDAINLSQGFPNFESDPVLIEMVHKAMVDGHNQYAPMPGDLKLRQAIVHKIEHLYGKKYNEHTEVTITAGATQAIFCALAAILSKGDEVIIFTPAYDCYEPTIQLFGARSVPIQLKPPFFQPDWEEVAEKITERTKMIIINTPHNPSGMLFNEEDMIALQELSEKHDLVVVSDEVYEHIIFDGYAHQSASKFPQLAERCFITASFGKTFHNTGWKMGYCIAPETLMNEFRKVHQYNVFCVNHPVQKALATYLEEPSRYLQLSDFYQQKRDYFLSLLTESRFKIVPAKGTYFQLLDYSRISSERDIEFAERLTKDHKLATIPTSVFNTLDEDFKQIRVCFAKTEETLKRAAELLNTL